In Callospermophilus lateralis isolate mCalLat2 chromosome 15, mCalLat2.hap1, whole genome shotgun sequence, the genomic stretch ATCACTAGTATTTGGAAGGAAAAAAGTAAAGGTAAGGAAGTAGTGGTGTCTCCTAGAGTCAGAGGTTTCTTTAAATGAAACAGGCTGCTCTCTTACCAGGGTAGGCACAAGGCCATAGTAGTTTAAGATTTAGGTCTTCCCCAGAAAGCGATAAGAATAAGGATAACCTTGAGCAAGGTCTTTCTGGCTACTTTCGTATTCAGCTTCCTCCTTTGGAATGATACTCTGTCTTCCGCCCTGCAAGGTGGTTGCAAGAGTCAAGTAAGATTTATTCTAGGACGGAGTGCTTTGTGTATGTAGAACATAACAATATATGAACACTATATTTATTGTCCCTTCACTGTTCTCCCCACATCCCTCCATCCCTGCCAATACCTCTTTGCCTTCCCTGTGGAATCCCCCACTCTCCCCAGGGTTAAATCATGCCTTCTCAGGTTGTTATAACCTACACACACCCCAGTGTACTTTGAACCCTGGGAGAGAGGCCAGTGGGTCCCTATTAGCTGGCTGCCTGGCTCTCCATGTCTATGGGcagagatgcttaaatcccaaatTAAAATCTTTACCTGTTTGCCACCTAAGTCTCCTTGTGTCTCCTAACATGATGCCAATTCACTTAGAAGAGTTTCACTCCATGTCTTGAGTGAGGAATTGTTACAAAAAGTGAAAATCTACTAAGATTAATGTTATCGGGATTTCCAGTGTGAATATGTGCAACTCTTGATaacttaagaaaataaatgatgATAAGATAAGAAATTTGTACTGGTGGCAACAGAACTCTGAGCCTAACATAACCACCTTCTCCATTTTGGGATGAAAATATTGTCACAAGAGTTTTCTTAAAATCTTTGGCCCTAATCTGTTTTGATGCATTTTATGTTTCACTGTCACAGAAGGCTAACTCCTGGCTTTTCAAAATATGGGCCGAGGGTGGCCACTCTTTGATTTCTAACTCCGAATATCCAGAGTTGTCCGGATATTATCCAAATACTACACATGCTTTTGTAATGTATTTTAACTCTTTTGTCATGAGGATAACAAAAAGTTGTTTCACATTCAGTGGCTAAAGTAAATTTTCACTTTGCTTCAACTTTTATAGAAAAACTCATGAGATTGAGAATGCACATTCGCTAGGATCAAATTTCCCTTTACAGTGCtaataaattttgaaattatatttattataaaaatgacACATTTTCATCATAAAAAATTTGGAGAAAATAAGGAAAATTATAAGTCTACCTGCTAAGGTATAACTGTTAACATCCAACCTATTTTCCTTTTCATCTTTTTtgcaaacataaaaattatagatGTATGCTTAGGGGAAATAATATCTATATTTACTGATTTATATTGTTTATGAGATTCTTGTATACTATTTTTGCTTGTACTGTGAACACTTTTAATGTCATTAGCTATacttagaaaacattttttaaaggtaTATAATATTCAGTGGCAGATATTATGATTAATTTACTATTCCCTTTTGATATTTAGTACTTTTGAAATGTTTACACATTTTGCTTGAAAAACAAATACCAAGTTCACTTAATGTGCATTTCTTCATTTGAATTTACAGAACTGGGTTTATAGGTCCAAAAGGTCAACgaattttcctcattctcagaggaGTCCTTGGTTCTACCGCCATGATCCTTATATACTATGCTTTCCAGACAACGTCCCTCGCAGATGCCACAGTTATCACGTTTAGCTGCCCAGTGTTTACATCTCTATTTGCTTGGATATTTCTCAAGGAAAAGTATAGCCTTTGGGATGCTTTCTTCACCTTGTTCACAATCACTGGAGTGATCCTTATCGTGAGACCACCATTTTTGTTTGGTTCCGACACTTCGGGGATGGAAGAAAGCTATTCAGTCCACCTTAAGGGAATGATTGCGGCAATCGGACATGCCGTGTTTGCTGCGGTGACTCTAGttatcctaagaaaaatgggaaaatctGTGGACTACTTTCTGAGCATTTGGTATTATGTCGTACTTGGCCTCACTGAAAGCATCATCGTCCTCTTTATAATAGGAGAATGGAGTCTGCCTTACTGTGGCTTGGACAGGCTGTTTCTTATACTCATTGGGTTCTTTGGTTTGGGGGGTCAAGTATTTATCACAAAAGCACTTCAAATAGAAAATGCAGGACCCGTAGCACTAATGAAGACAATGGATGTGGTCTTTGCTTTTATCTTTCAGATTATTTTCTTTAATGACATACCAAGCTGGTGGACAGTGGGTGGTGCTCTCTGTGTAGTAGCCAGTAGTGCTGGAGCAGCCATTCGTAAATGGTTCCAGAGTTCCAAATGAAGCATCATTGCTGAAATTGATATTTTTTTCAAGTACACCATCAACcatttcaaacacacacacacacacacacacacacacacacacctggaaatttgcatttattgattgattatatttaataaatttcATAAATAAAGTACCATTTTTGGATATGGTATGTCTT encodes the following:
- the Slc35g1 gene encoding solute carrier family 35 member G1, coding for MGPQESAQERAGEPAELLESGLQLTDHAPSNASEEPADAEAAGAPGGGRCWLCRSSPCCSRAEPEAKKKAPCPGLGLFYTLLSAFLFSVGSLFVKKVQDVHAVEISAFRCVFQMLVIIPCLIYRKTGFIGPKGQRIFLILRGVLGSTAMILIYYAFQTTSLADATVITFSCPVFTSLFAWIFLKEKYSLWDAFFTLFTITGVILIVRPPFLFGSDTSGMEESYSVHLKGMIAAIGHAVFAAVTLVILRKMGKSVDYFLSIWYYVVLGLTESIIVLFIIGEWSLPYCGLDRLFLILIGFFGLGGQVFITKALQIENAGPVALMKTMDVVFAFIFQIIFFNDIPSWWTVGGALCVVASSAGAAIRKWFQSSK